In Drosophila simulans strain w501 chromosome 3R, Prin_Dsim_3.1, whole genome shotgun sequence, a single window of DNA contains:
- the LOC6727474 gene encoding uncharacterized protein LOC6727474: MSDNVIPAPLSRIPGTSQAKEKHSKDLKTLTYPQLLEIKDRQSHFLSFKKRLHQLPDKGKRLQESYDKLLAEIRRRDEVEEATRMLSGLNIVEKGKIALNNLEWNGRNTDEGAHVDDILDSDDEVEMDPLRIIAQGTMHEKKVKVIPPPTSLITADDLADIEEFKKPTDSPDSALAGHSDTSSLPAEIVEIDASQVAAKLSKELPPDQHALYLIDKTETNVNTPREKFMPFRTTKSNVHDPDKERVRKKGKHWEITAATPPLIQHKEAQLVPLAESAALQMDYMQRVKEVRIQQAEQRLARLKDSRLGLGLPEESIVKTKESFRNYRDPQATFLIEGRQKASEANEVQDPSIQDRGSAASGIHYTVFE, translated from the exons ATGAGCGATAATGTGATTCCTGCTCCGCTTAGCCGTATACCGGGCACGAGCCAGGCGAAGGAGAAGCACAGCAAGGACCTGAAGACACTCACCTATCCGCAGCTGCTGGAGATTAAGGACAGGCAGTCGCACTTTCTGTCGTTCAA AAAGCGTTTGCACCAACTGCCGGACAAGGGAAAGCGTCTGCAGGAGTCGTACGACAAATTACTGGCCGAGATCAGAAGGCGGGATGAAGTGGAGGAGGCGACTCGAATGCTGAGCGGTCTGAACATAGTCGAAAAGGGCAAAATTGCTCTCAACAATCTGGAGTGGAATGGCAGAAACACGGACGAGGGCGCCCATGTGGACGACATTCTGGACAGCGATGATGAGGTGGAGATGGATCCGCTGCGGATTATAGCGCAGGGAACAATGCACGAGAAGAAGGTGAAGGTGATTCCGCCACCAACGAGTCTCATTACGGCAGATGATCTGGCGGATATCGAGGAGTTTAAGAAACCAACCGACTCCCCAGATTCGGCTTTGGCAGGACATAGTGACACCAGTTCCCTTCCTGCCGAGATCGTGGAAATCGACGCTAGTCAAGTGGCCGCAAAGCTGAGCAAGGAGCTGCCTCCCGATCAGCATGCCCTCTACCTCATCGATAAGACGGAAACAAATGTGAATACTCCTAGGGAAAAGTTTATGCCATTCCGCACCACCAAGTCCAATGTCCACGATCCCGACAAAGAGCGGGTGCGCAAAAAGGGCAAGCACTGGGAGATAACGGCAGCAACTCCGCCACTCATCCAGCACAAAGAGGCCCAGCTGGTGCCATTGGCTGAGTCGGCTGCGTTACAGATGGATTACATGCAAAGAGTGAAG GAGGTTCGCATTCAGCAGGCTGAACAGCGGCTGGCCAGGCTTAAAGACTCCCGACTCGGACTTGGCCTGCCCGAGGAATCGATTGTGAAAACCAAGGAATCCTTCCGCAACTATCGTGATCCCCAAGCCACTTTTCTCATCGAAGGCAGGCAAAAAGCCAGCGAAGCGAATGAAGTGCAAGATCCTTCGATTCAAGACAGAGGATCAGCCGCCAGTGGCATTCATTACACGGTGTTCGAGTAA
- the LOC6727475 gene encoding uncharacterized protein LOC6727475, with product MPNDAIIYSGPYELGRLRRRRDMRVAEYLHRRSIRTRNADPEMTVCRFIKLLLYFIGFFFALGVFTTGLALVMIANHIYPDRPGCKKFPGLATAPGHHVGDQKQIMWSPNNIKDVANIRRAIKRTLDRYGLEGPKRLMGCSEDKSWGYMSGTPCILIKITQALGFQAVTYDDALTLPDYAPDELFDYVVGLGTEERFNRIWVSCQVIKPRVDIQFDYHPVRFFDAEELFTSGNVFLNESTDDDGPTYKEDPRLRRIITVRLSNIPINQDIQIHCQAWAKNIPLHMVTVKMLVRLTAPVHPTTPLVLDEWYE from the coding sequence aTGCCTAACGACGCGATAATCTATTCTGGTCCCTACGAATTGGGACGCCTTCGCCGGCGTCGGGATATGCGGGTGGCGGAGTACCTCCACAGGCGTTCCATCCGCACCCGTAATGCGGATCCCGAGATGACCGTGTGCCGCTTTATCAAACTGCTGCTATACTTCATCGGATTCTTTTTCGCTCTGGGCGTATTCACGACCGGATTGGCCCTCGTGATGATTGCGAATCATATATATCCGGATAGGCCGGGATGCAAAAAGTTCCCCGGACTAGCAACCGCGCCCGGACACCATGTGGGCGATCAGAAGCAAATTATGTGGAGCCCTAATAACATTAAGGATGTGGCTAACATACGACGCGCGATAAAGCGAACGTTGGACCGATACGGTCTCGAAGGACCAAAGCGCCTGATGGGCTGTAGCGAGGACAAGAGCTGGGGCTATATGTCCGGCACGCCGTGCATTCTAATAAAGATCACCCAGGCACTGGGCTTCCAGGCGGTCACCTACGATGATGCCCTAACGCTGCCCGACTACGCTCCGGATGAGCTGTTCGACTATGTGGTGGGCCTGGGCACGGAGGAGCGCTTCAACCGCATCTGGGTGTCCTGCCAGGTTATTAAGCCGAGAGTGGACATTCAGTTCGACTACCATCCGGTTCGCTTCTTCGATGCCGAAGAGCTCTTCACCTCCGGCAATGTCTTTCTCAACGAGTCCACGGACGACGACGGACCTACTTACAAGGAGGATCCCCGCCTCAGGCGCATCATCACTGTTCGGCTGAGCAACATTCCGATCAACCAGGACATCCAAATCCACTGCCAGGCTTGGGCTAAGAACATCCCGCTCCATATGGTAACGGTCAAGATGCTGGTGCGTCTGACGGCACCAGTTCATCCAACCACTCCATTGGTGCTGGACGAGTGGTACGAGTGA
- the LOC6727476 gene encoding sodium/potassium-transporting ATPase subunit beta-1 produces the protein MPEDVMVPAGDYKLVKQIRRNQETRRKKDLPWSKRIFDIDEHKLFGRTALGWMRITGFYLVLYALIVCIVAFWLGIFMLAIMDPNKPRWLKGPPGLSMVPNQNRSVLSYFTHIMSEVNPIADRIDDFLNKLNDNAIDFFADFNQDTTWGYATEKPTVFIKLNKVIGYVPETYDTADDLPKEAPESLHDTVGKLGNSPKIWITCEVTNGPKPEMVFYPGPYFEASENMKGVTRVVAIQMNKMPENAKTFFCCKVWARNIPIDDDYQGMGLIKFALSMRTDDDGQPDFELPSTRKAPSAMVTELVPVPPAPPRPEGMLGGLEMPPSPENEKDAIENDAKKEEMTEPPSL, from the coding sequence ATGCCGGAGGACGTAATGGTGCCCGCTGGGGACTACAAGCTGGTCAAGCAGATACGCCGGAACCAGGAGACACGTCGCAAGAAGGACCTGCCGTGGTCGAAGAGGATATTCGACATAGACGAGCACAAACTGTTCGGCCGCACTGCCTTGGGTTGGATGCGAATCACTGGCTTCTACCTGGTCCTATACGCCCTAATCGTGTGCATAGTGGCCTTTTGGTTGGGCATCTTTATGCTGGCCATCATGGATCCGAATAAGCCGCGCTGGCTCAAGGGTCCGCCGGGTCTGTCGATGGTGCCCAACCAGAATCGCTCCGTGCTGTCCTACTTTACGCACATCATGAGTGAGGTCAATCCGATTGCGGACCGCATCGACGATTTCCTGAACAAATTGAACGACAATGCCATTGACTTCTTCGCCGATTTCAACCAGGACACGACGTGGGGCTACGCCACCGAAAAGCCGACCGTCTTCATCAAGCTGAACAAGGTTATTGGCTATGTTCCGGAGACGTACGACACGGCAGACGACTTGCCCAAGGAGGCACCAGAGAGCCTTCACGATACCGTGGGCAAGCTGGGCAACTCGCCCAAGATCTGGATCACCTGCGAGGTGACCAATGGGCCCAAGCCCGAGATGGTCTTCTATCCGGGTCCATATTTCGAGGCCTCCGAGAACATGAAAGGAGTGACGCGCGTGGTGGCCATCCAGATGAACAAGATGCCCGAGAATGCGAAGACCTTCTTCTGCTGCAAGGTCTGGGCCCGAAATATACCCATCGACGATGACTACCAGGGCATGGGACTCATAAAGTTCGCGCTGAGCATGCGCACTGATGATGACGGCCAGCCGGATTTTGAATTGCCCTCCACCCGTAAGGCACCCAGCGCTATGGTCACAGAACTCGTTCCCGTACCGCCGGCTCCTCCGCGACCAGAAGGTATGCTTGGCGGATTGGAAATGCCGCCGTCGCCAGAGAATGAGAAGGACGCAATCGAAAATGATGCCAAGAAGGAGGAAATGACGGAGCCACCAAGCTTATAA
- the LOC6727477 gene encoding phosphatidylinositol transfer protein beta isoform isoform X1 has translation MQIKEFRVTLPLTVEEYQVAQLFSVAEASKENTGGGEGIEVLKNEPFEDFPLLGGKYNSGQYTYKIYHLQSKVPAYIRLLAPKGSLEIHEEAWNAYPYCRTIITNPGYMDKNFKIDIYSQHIENDLGTVDNVHELTPDKLKVREVVHIDIANDPVLPADYKPDEDPTTYQSKKTGRGPLVGSDWKKHVNPVMTCYKLVTCEFKWFGLQTRVENFIQKSERRLFTNFHRQVFCSTDRWYGLTMEDIRAIEDQTKEELDKARQVGEVRGMRADAD, from the exons ATGCAGATCAAAGAATT CCGTGTGACTTTGCCATTGACTGTGGAAGAG TATCAAGTTGCACAATTATTCTCGGTGGCCGAGGCGTCAAAGGAGAATACGGGAGGCGGCGAGGGCATCGAGGTGTTAAAGAACGAACCCTTCGAAGACTTTCCCCTGCTGG GTGGCAAATACAATTCCGgtcaatatacatataagatCTACCATCTGCAATCAAAAGTTCCAGCCTACATAAGACTATTGGCACCCAAGGGCTCATTGGAGATCCACGAGGAGGCATGGAATGCCTATCCCTATTGTCGAACGATTATCACG AATCCTGGTTATATggataaaaactttaaaatagaCATTTATTCGCAACACATAGAAAATGACCTTGGCACTGTTGACAAC GTGCACGAGCTGACGCCGGATAAGCTGAAAGTGCGAGAGGTAGTGCACATCGACATTGCCAACGATCCGGTGCTGCCCGCGGACTACAAGCCCGATGAGGATCCAACCAC CTACCAGTCAAAGAAGACGGGCCGCGGTCCCCTGGTGGGATCCGACTGGAAAAAGCATGTTAATCCTGTCATGACCTGCTACAAGCTGGTCACGTGCGAGTTCAAATGGTTCGGCCTGCAAACAAGAGTAGAGAATTTCATACAGAAATCGGAGCGCCGCCTCTTTACAAACTTCCATCG ccaagttttCTGTTCAACCGATCGCTGGTACGGTCTAACAATGGAGGACATCCGCGCCATCGAGGACCAGACGAAGGAGGAGCTGGACAAGGCGCGGCAGGTGGGCGAGGTGCGGGGTATGCGCGCGGATGCCGATTAA
- the LOC6727477 gene encoding phosphatidylinositol transfer protein beta isoform isoform X2 codes for MQIKEFRVTLPLTVEEYQVAQLFSVAEASKENTGGGEGIEVLKNEPFEDFPLLGGKYNSGQYTYKIYHLQSKVPAYIRLLAPKGSLEIHEEAWNAYPYCRTIITNPKFMKDAFKIIIDTLHVGDAGDSENVHELTPDKLKVREVVHIDIANDPVLPADYKPDEDPTTYQSKKTGRGPLVGSDWKKHVNPVMTCYKLVTCEFKWFGLQTRVENFIQKSERRLFTNFHRQVFCSTDRWYGLTMEDIRAIEDQTKEELDKARQVGEVRGMRADAD; via the exons ATGCAGATCAAAGAATT CCGTGTGACTTTGCCATTGACTGTGGAAGAG TATCAAGTTGCACAATTATTCTCGGTGGCCGAGGCGTCAAAGGAGAATACGGGAGGCGGCGAGGGCATCGAGGTGTTAAAGAACGAACCCTTCGAAGACTTTCCCCTGCTGG GTGGCAAATACAATTCCGgtcaatatacatataagatCTACCATCTGCAATCAAAAGTTCCAGCCTACATAAGACTATTGGCACCCAAGGGCTCATTGGAGATCCACGAGGAGGCATGGAATGCCTATCCCTATTGTCGAACGATTATCACG AACCCCAAGTTTATGAAAGATGCTTTCAAAATAATCATCGACACTCTGCACGTCGGAGATGCGGGCGATTCAGAAAAT GTGCACGAGCTGACGCCGGATAAGCTGAAAGTGCGAGAGGTAGTGCACATCGACATTGCCAACGATCCGGTGCTGCCCGCGGACTACAAGCCCGATGAGGATCCAACCAC CTACCAGTCAAAGAAGACGGGCCGCGGTCCCCTGGTGGGATCCGACTGGAAAAAGCATGTTAATCCTGTCATGACCTGCTACAAGCTGGTCACGTGCGAGTTCAAATGGTTCGGCCTGCAAACAAGAGTAGAGAATTTCATACAGAAATCGGAGCGCCGCCTCTTTACAAACTTCCATCG ccaagttttCTGTTCAACCGATCGCTGGTACGGTCTAACAATGGAGGACATCCGCGCCATCGAGGACCAGACGAAGGAGGAGCTGGACAAGGCGCGGCAGGTGGGCGAGGTGCGGGGTATGCGCGCGGATGCCGATTAA
- the LOC6727478 gene encoding cryptochrome-1, with protein MATRGANVIWFRHGLRLHDNPALLAALADKDQGIALIPVFIFDGESAGTKNVGYNRMRFLLDSLQDIDDQLQAATDGRGRLLVFEGEPAYIFRRLHEQVRLHRICIEQDCEPIWNERDENIRSLCRELSIDFVEKVSHTLWDPQLVIETNGGIPPLTYQMFLHTVQIIGLPPRPTADARLDDATFVELEPEFCRSLKLFEQLPMPEHFNVYGDNMGFLAKINWRGGETQALLLLDERLKVEQHAFERGFYLPNQALPNIHDSPKSMSAHLRFGCLSVRRFYWSVHDLFKNVQLRACVRGVQMTGGAHITGQLIWREYFYTMSVNNPNYDRMEGNEICLSIPWAKPNEDLLQRWRLGQTGFPLIDGAMRQLLAEGWLHHTLRNTVATFLTRGGLWQSWEHGLQHFLKYLLDADWSVCAGNWMWVSSSAFERLLDSSLVTCPVALAKRLDPDGTYIKQYVPELMNVPKEYVHEPWRMSAEQQEQYECLIGVHYPERIIDLSMAVKRNMLAMKSLRNSLITPPPHCRPSNEEEVRQFFWLADVVV; from the exons ATGGCCACGCGAGGGGCGAATGTGATTTGGTTTCGCCATGGACTGCGCCTCCATGATAATCCTGCTCTATTGGCCGCCCTCGCCGATAAGGATCAGGGTATAGCCCTTATTCCCGTTTTTATATTCGATGGAGAGAGTGCAG GTACCAAGAATGTTGGTTACAATCGGATGCGTTTCCTGCTGGACTCGCTGCAGGACATCGATGATCAGCTGCAGGCGGCAACAGATGGACGTGGACGCCTCCTCGTCTTCGAGGGCGAACCCGCGTATATCTTCCGCCGGCTACACGAGCAAGTGCGTCTGCACAGGATTTGCATAGAACAGGACTGCGAGCCAATTTGGAATGAGCGCGATGAGAACATCCGTTCTCTATGTCGGGAGCTGAGTATCGACTTTGTCGAGAAAGTATCACACACGCTGTGGGATCCGCAATTGGTGATTGAGACCAATGGTGGCATTCCACCGCTGACCTACCAAATGTTCTTG CACACGGTTCAAATTATTGGGCTTCCACCGCGACCCACCGCTGATGCTCGACTGGATGACGCCACCTTTGTGGAGCTGGAACCCGAGTTTTGCCGCAGTCTTAAGTTGTTCGAGCAGCTGCCCATGCCGGAGCACTTCAATGTGTATGGGGACAACATGGGTTTCCTGGCCAAGATTAACTGGCGCGGCGGAGAAACACAGGCCTTACTGCTTTTGGATGAGCGTCTCAAAGTGGAGCAGCATGCGTTTGAGCGTGGATTTTATCTGCCCAACCAGGCGCTGCCCAATATCCACGACTCGCCAAAGTCGATGAGCGCCCACCTGCGCTTTGGTTGCCTTTCGGTGCGTCGCTTCTACTGGAGCGTCCATGATCTCTTCAAGAATGTCCAGTTGCGCGCCTGTGTGCGTGGCGTTCAGATGACTGGCGGCGCGCACATCACGGGACAGTTGATCTGGCGAGAGTACTTCTACACCATGTCGGTGAACAATCCAAACTACGATCGCATGGAGGGCAATGAGATCTGCCTGAGCATTCCGTGGGCTAAGCCGAACGAGGATCTCCTGCAGCGCTGGCGCTTAGGCCAAACGGGATTCCCGCTCATCGATGGCGCCATGCGACAACTCCTGGCCGAGGGATGGCTCCATCACACGCTGCGCAACACGGTGGCCACCTTTCTCACGCGCGGCGGATTGTGGCAGAGCTGGGAGCATGGACTGCAGCACTTCCTGAAGTATCTGCTGGATGCGGATTGGTCGGTCTGCGCTGGTAACTGGATGTGGGTATCCAGCTCGGCGTTTGAAAGGCTGCTTGACTCCTCCCTGGTCACCTGCCCGGTGGCACTGGCCAAGCGACTTGATCCGGATGGCACCTACATCAAGCAGTACGTCCCGGAGTTGATGAATGTGCCCAAGGAATATGT TCACGAGCCCTGGCGAATGTCTgccgagcagcaggagcagtacGAGTGCCTGATCGGAGTCCATTATCCGGAGCGGATCATCGACCTTTCCATGGCCGTGAAGCGGAACATGCTGGCCATGAAGTCGCTCCGGAACTCGCTGATCACCCCGCCGCCCCATTGCCGACCATCCAACGAGGAGGAAGTGCGTCAGTTCTTCTGGCTGGCCGACGTGGTGGTTTGA